ACGCGGTCACCGCCCTGGGCTGGCAGACCCTGCGGGCCCATCCGGTGGACGCCGACGCGGGCCACGGCTTCATCGACAGCCAGCGCGCCGGCATCGAGATCTTTCAACAAATTCCGGTCGACGCCCCGCTCGTCGTCGTGGAGGCGGTGTGGCAGTACAGCCACCACGTGCTGGCCGGGCTGCGCGCCCACCGCGGCCCGATCCTGCTCGTGGCGAACTGGAGCGGCGAGTTTCCCGGCCTGGTCGGCCTGCTGAACCTCGCCGGCAGCCTCACCAAGGCGGGCGTGCGGTACTCGGCGCTGTGGAGCGAGGACTTCACCGACGAGTGGGCGCGCGACGGGCTGAAGGCCTGGCTGGAGACCGGCGAGGTGGTCCACGACGAGAGCCACGTGCGGGACCTGCCGCCGCTGCCGTCCGATGCCGAGGTCGAACTCGGCGTGGCGCTGGCCCGCCAGCTGCGGCGCCGACCGGCCGTCATCGGCGTCTTCGACGAGGGCTGCATGGGCATGTACAACGCGATCATCGACGACGAACTGCTCAACCCGCTCGGCATCTACAAGGAACGGCTGTCGCAGAGCGCGCTGGTCGCGGAGATGTCGCGGGTGCCCGACGAGGAGGCGCACGCGGTGCGGGCCTGGCTCGACGCCGCCGGGATGACCTTCCACACCGGCACGGACGAGGCCACCGAACTGACCGACGCCCAACTGCTCAGCCAGTTCAAGATGTACGTCGCCGCGCTGCGCATCGCCGACGACTTCGGCCTGGACGCCGTCGGCATCCAGTACCAGCAGGGGCTCAAGGACACCGTCCCGGCGAGCGACCTGGCCGAGGGGCTGCTCAACGACGTGACCCGGCCGCCGGTGACCAGCCGGGACGGCTCGCGCGAGCTGTACGCGGGGCGGGCCCTGCCGCACTTCAACGAGGTCGACGAGGGCGTCGCGGTGGACTCGCTGGTCACCAACCGGATCTGGACCGCGATGGGGATGGACCCGGCCACCACCCTGCACGACATCCGCTGGGGCGAGTCGTACGGGACGGACTTCGTCTGGGTGTTCGAGATCTCCGGCTCGGTCCCCGCGTCCCACAACGGCGGCTACGACCGGTCGTACAGCATGCGGCAGCCGCCGATGTACTTCCCGCTGGGCGGGGGCACCCTGAGCGGTGTCTCCCGGCCGGGCGAGATCGTCTGGTCGCGGATCTTCATCATGGACGGGGTGCTGCACGCCGACCTGGGCCGGGGCACCGTGGTCGAGCTGCCGGCGGCCGAGACGCGGCGTCGGCTCCAGGCCACCACCCCGCAGTGGCCGATCATGCACGCCGTGCTGCACGGCGTGGGCCGCGACCAGCTGATGGCCCGGCACAAGGCCAACCACGTCAACGTGGTCTACGCCGACGACGCCGACGACGCCGACCGCGCCCTGCGGGTCAAGGCAGCGATGCTCGACGCGATGGGTGTGCGGGTGCACCTGTGCGGCGACGTGGCGCTGTGATCCCGGGCGGGCCTCCCCGACGCCGGCTCACCGGGCCCGGGCGGGCCCACCCGCGCCGTCCGCGGGCTGTCCGTTCGACCGGGGCAGGGACCGGACCGAACTCTCGCGGACCCGCAGGGTCGTGCGCAGGGTGACGGTCGAGGACGCCTTCGCGGGGTTGGCGATCCGCTCGGTGAGCAGCGACGCCGCGGCCCGCCCCAGGTCGTACGTGGGCTGCGCGACGGTGCTCAGCGAGGGCCGCACCAGGTGGGCCCAGGGGATGTCGTCGAACCCGACCACGCCGCACCGGGTGGGCACGTCGACACCCCTGTCGACCAGGCACTCCACCGCGCCCACCGTCATCAGGTTGTTGGTGACGAAGACCGCGTCCGGCGGCTCGGCGGCGTTCAGCAGGGACGCCATGGCCTGGTAGCCGCCGTCCTCCCGGAAGTCCGCGTACCGGACCAGATCCTCCGGCACGCTCCGGCCGGCCGCGCGCAGGGCCTGCTGGTATCCGCGTAGCCGCTGCACGGCGGTGGAGATCCGACGCGGTCCCGTGACGCAGGCGATCCGGCGGTAGCCGCTGTCGATCAGGTGGGCGGTGGCCGTCTCGGCGCCGTGGACGTTGTCCACCAGCACGGTGTCCACGGCCACCCCGTGGGGCTGCCGGTCGATGGCCACGACCGGCATCCCGGCCTCGGTGAGCCGGTTGATCAGGGCCGGTCGCCCCGACGGCGAGATGATCACGCCGGCCATCCGTTCGGCCAGGGCCGCCGTCACGTACCGGGTCTCCTTCTCGGGGTCCTCGTCGCCGTTGCAGAGGACCACGGAGAAGCCCGCCTCCTGCGCCACGTCCTCGATGCCGCGCACCAGCGAGGTGAAGAACGGGTTGCCGATGTCGGAGATGATCACCGCCCAGAGGCTGGTGCGTTGCCGGCGCAGGCTGCGGGCCACCGCGTTGGGCCGGTAGTCCAGGTCGAGCATCACCTGGCGGACCCGCGCGGCCAGGTCCGGATCCACCGACGAGTGCCCGTTGAGCACCCGGGACACCGTCGACGCCGAGACCTCGGCCACCCGCGCCACGTCATAGATGGTCGTCATGCGGTCGTCCCCTGTCGATGTCTCGCGTCCTTGTCCCGCACCGGACCCCCGGCTGCGACCGCGCGGGCACCACCGTCCGTTGCGGCCCGCCGCCCGAGAGTGGTCGGCCCTGAGATCCTATATGGCAGGGAATCGATTTCTCTTGGGCGTCCTGGCTCGCGTCGGAGGGGGCGGCCGTCGTCCACCTGTCGGCACGGCGCCCCGCACGGCCGACCCGGCGGCACGCGCACCGACCGCCCGTCCGGCCACCGGGCGGCGGGGAGCCACCCGGTGACCGGACTGGGCGAAGCGGTGCCGCCGACGTCGGCCGGCGGTGCCGGCGTCAGCCGCAGGAGGCGTCGCGGCAGGTCACCTCTACCTCGTAGAGCCGGGCCTGTCTGTCCCGGCTGGCGAGGACGTCGAGGCGGACCGCGGTCGCGCGGACCGGCGCGAAGGTGTGCGTGGTGACCCGGGTCGTGTTTCCGGTGACCTCGCCGAGCACCTGCCAGGCGCCGCCGACCAGCCCGGAGATCCGGTACGAGGTCAGCTCGTACCCGCCGTACTGGTGCAGCCGCACGGTGTCGACCAGCTCCGCACCGGCGAACTCGACCCGCAGCCAGTGGCTGTCGGCCGGCTCGGTGATCCAGCGGCTGCCGGAGCTGACCCGGTTGCCGTCGATCACGTGCGAGGGCACGTACTGCCGCCACCAGCCCGACGCGGTGGCCTCGGCGCCCTCGGCGGCCAGCGCCACGTTGCGCCACACCGCACCGACGGTCGTGGTGGCGCTCGCGGCGAACTGGCGGGGCTGGTCCGGCCGCGTCCCGTGCGGGGCGTCGACCGTGACGGTGGCGCTCTGCTCCGCCGCGAGCCCGCGGACCCCCACGGTCAACGGGACCTCCACCACCGCGAACGGCGCGAGCCGCACCTCGGTCGGCGCCGGGGCGACCCACCCCTCGGGGACGACGGCGCCGAGCTGGGCCGTCACCGGTGTGCCGACGTCGTTGCGCAGCACCGCGGCGATCCGGGTGTCCACGTCCGAGTCCGGCCGGACCGTGGTCCGCAGCGGCAGGGCCGAGACGGTGAGCAGCGCACCGCGATCGGCCGGGGCCGTGCTCAGTGCGAGCGTGGGGAAGGCCTCCAGCTCCTGGTAGCGCGACCAGGCCAGCGTCATCTGCCAGGACTCCAGCCGGTGCACGACCGCGGTCACCTCGTGCCGGCCGTCGTTGCCGGCGCGGACCGGGGTGCCGGCGAACTCGTCGGCGAAGAGCTGGTCGGCCAGCGCTCTGGTCCGCTGCACCGCGAGCTGGTTGGCGCCCTCGAACACCTTCGTCATGTACTGCGGATCGTCGCCGTTGTCCCGGGCGTACGCCTGGACCTGGCTGAGCACCTGGTTGCGGTAGACGTCGGTGTGGGCCAGCTCCTGCAGCGTCAACTCGACGTGCGCGGTGGCGGCACGCAGCAGGATGGCCTGGCGCGCCTCCTGGAAGGGGATCCCCTTCGTCTGGCCCGGGAAGCCCGGCAGGCGTCCGGTCCGGCTCGCCTGCAACAGCGCCGCGCGGACCACCGACTGGGAGATCGACAGACCGATGTTCCAGCCGGACCACCCGGCCAGTTCCCCGAAGCGGACCCGGGGGGCGAGCAGCGTACGTAGCTCGCCGTCCACCTTTCCGGCCAGCGCGTCGTCACCGACCGCGACGAGCCGGCCCCGGGCCACCGCGTCGTGGATCCGGTCGGCGAAGGGTTCCAGGTCTCCGCCGCCGGCGGTGTTCGCCATCAGCAGGATGTCGGCGTCGGGACCGTCCGAGCGTCGGGCGCCGAGGGTACGCACGTACTCGTCGACCAGGGTGGCGTAGGGGACGTCCTGGTAGGGCGCCACCCACTTCTCGCCCGGGGTGCGGGACCACTCGACGTCGACCGTCGGGGCGGCGCCGAGCCGTTCGGTGACATGCTTGGCCACCAGCAGCGCGCCGAGGATGTCCGCGCCCGGATAGATCCTGACCCGGTCCTCGACCCCGAGCTTCGCCGCGAGCGCCGCCAGGGCCGCCTTCTCCAGGCGGTGCGGGCCGTGCTCGGTGGCGTCGTCCTGGCCCAGGATCAGGTAGTCGATGGTGCCGTCGGCGACCCGCTGGACCATGTCCCGGTTGATCTGGTGGTCCCGGGCCCGGGCGCAGAGGAAGTCCGCCTTGATCTCCTCGGGGATCTCGCTGGCGACCTGCTCGTACTCGGCCCGGCGCTCCTCCTGGCCGAGGTTCTCCACCTGGTCCATAAGGACGGCCCAGCGCCGGATCGGGCCGGAGTGGACGCCCGGGTAGCTGCTGGTCGGCTCAATGGTGAGGCGCATGATCACGTCGAACGCGTACAGGGGCTTGTCGGGGTTGCTCCGCTTCACCTCGTCGAGCACGGAGAGCCGCCGCCGGGCGTCGGCCAGGCTGGTCTGGCAGGTCCGGGAGGCGACCAGGCCGCCGTAGGCGAGCATCGGGGCTGCGACGACCGAGCCGTCCGCGTCGGCGGCGACCTTGCGCCACCAGGCGCCGACCGCATCGGCCTGACCGTAGGTGAAGTACTCGCCGAGCAGGTCCTTCGGGGGTGTCAGCGCCTCGTGCCCGCCGGCCTCGGCGACCGCCACCGGCGTGTGCGCGGTGAACGGCCGGTCGTCCAGCGGTACGACGGCGAGCCGGCCCAGGTTGGCCGGCGCCGCGGCGGCCGCGGCCGGGGAGCCCGGTGGGGCGACCGCGAGGGTGAGGGTCACCGCGGTCGTTGTGATCATGCTGAGGGCGCGGGATGTCAGTCGTCTGTCGCGACGCATCGGTTCACTTTCGTCGTGGTGGTGGTGCACGGGGTCATCGGACGGCGCTCGGTGGCGCGGTCACCGGGTGCCGGCGTATCCGACCGCCTTGAGGATGCCGAGGCCGTTGTGGGCGACGGGGAGGGTGCCCCGGGTGCCCTTGCACAACTGTTCGGTGGTGTCACCGTCACCGTCGAGGTCGTCGGCGTCCCGGGCGGGCAGGAACATCGCGGCCAGCGAACGGTCGAGCAGGGCGTAGAGGGCGTCCTGACGGTCCGCCTGCTGCAACCGTTGGTAACCCGCGGCGAACTTGGCTGGCACCACCTGTCTGCGCAGCTCGGCGAGGATGCCGAAGCCGACGATGTCGTAGTACTTCGCCTCGGCGTTCTCGTTGGGCGGGGTGAGGCGGAAGAAGCCGCCGAAGGACAGGTGCGGGTCGTAGTCCCGCGCGTCACCCGACGGCGTCGGACCCTGGTTGTCCGGTGGGTAGTACGGGTCCACGGCGCCGGCTGCGGTGTCGTCGACGCAGTCGAGCGGGTCGCTGGCCGAGGCGGTGTGCCAGCCCGGGAGGCTGGTGTACGTGGTGTAGAGGCTCGTCACGGCGGCAGCCGCGGCACTGGCGCCGTGGAGCTGGCGTTCGTGGTCGTAGAGCCCGGCCAGCCCGTACTCGATCATGTCGGTGCCCAGGGTCCCGCCCGCGATCTGGCCGCCGCTGTAGGCGCAGGAGCCCTTGCGGTGCCACCGGTTGTCACGGCAGTCCGCGCTGTACGCGCTCTGCGCGACCACCCGGTTCTGGCTGGTGGTGGGGGAGTCGAAGTCGAAGGTGTACCAGTCCGCGCCGAGTTGGAGTCCCGTGCCGAGGAACTGCCGGGCGGTGGCGGCCGACTGGCCGTACCGGTCGTCGGGCGGCGCCACGGCCGTCTCCAGCCGTTGCAGGAACGCGATCGCGGTGAGGTTCCAGGTGGACATCGTCGAATAGAGGTTGCTCCAGCTGGAGATCTGGTCGACGTAGCCGCCCGGCGGGGTGGTGGGCTGGCCGAGCCCGTCGACGAACGGATGCACGCCGTAGGCCTGGTAGTAGGCGCGCGGGTCCTGCATCCGCAGCAGGAACTCGCCGATGCCGGTGGCGGCGTCGAGGTAGGCGGCGGCGCCGGTCGCCTCGTGGGCGGCCAGCAGCGCCTCTCCGCAGGCCGCGTTGCCGAACGAGGTGAAGTAGCGGATCTGGCCGTCCGGGGTGCTCGCCACCGCGTCGTCGAAGATCTTCGGCGCGTTCGGGTCCTTGGGCAGCCGGTGGGCGAGCACCGCGCCGGCGAACTCGTCGACCAGCCCGGTCTCCACGCTCGACAGCGACCGCTGCTCGTACGCCGCCCGTTGGTCCAGATAGACCGAGATGAACTGCAGCGAGGTGCAGGCGGCGGTGCTCTGCCGCGGTCCGCCGATGGTGCACGGACTCGCCGTGGTGCACGCCCGGCCGGCTACCACGAGTTGGTCGCCGTGGACGTGTTCGACGTCCCGGCGCAACCCGTTGCGGACCCCGTCGTACGACGCCACGAGCCAGTCGAAGTAGCTGTCGACGAGGGGGACGGCAGCGGAGGCGGCGGCCGGCGCGGTCGGGACCGGCAGCGCGACGCCGACGACGAGCGCGGCCAGCAGCGCGGCCGCCCGCGCCCTCACCGTGGCCCCCCGTCCGGGGTCAGGACGATCCGGGGCTCGGCGGCGATCTCGCCGGTGCGGTTCCACGGCAGGTGGAGGTGCCAGGCGTCGAGCCGGTCCACGCGGGCCGTCACCGGCGCCCGTCCGTCGCTGCCCAGGGCGAGCGTGGCCCCGGCGAACTCGTCGGCGAAGAGCTTCTGCGCGTGCGGGGTGGTGTTGTCGACCGCGTACGCGTTGATCTCGGGGAAGTGGGTCGCGATGTTCTGCGGGTCCGGCTCGCCCAACGCGGACGCGTAGGCGGTGGTGGCCGCGCGGACGTCGTTGCGGTACGAATCGGTCTGCACCAGTTCCGAGACGGACAGTTCGATGCTGGCTCGGGCCGCGTCGTGCAGGAGGGCCCGCCGGGCGGCCAGGACCGGCTCGCCGGGGGCGCCGGGGACACCGGGCGGCAGGTCACCGCGGACCGAGCGCTGCCGCAGCGCCCAGCGGGACGTCGCCTGGGCAAGGCTGATCCCGACGTTCCAGCCGGAGTAGCCGGCCAGCTCGACGTACCGGATCCGGCCGTTGAGCAGGGACAGCAGACGCCGGTCGGAGTGCCCGGCGATCGCGTCGTCGC
The nucleotide sequence above comes from Micromonospora sp. M71_S20. Encoded proteins:
- a CDS encoding LacI family DNA-binding transcriptional regulator, translated to MTTIYDVARVAEVSASTVSRVLNGHSSVDPDLAARVRQVMLDLDYRPNAVARSLRRQRTSLWAVIISDIGNPFFTSLVRGIEDVAQEAGFSVVLCNGDEDPEKETRYVTAALAERMAGVIISPSGRPALINRLTEAGMPVVAIDRQPHGVAVDTVLVDNVHGAETATAHLIDSGYRRIACVTGPRRISTAVQRLRGYQQALRAAGRSVPEDLVRYADFREDGGYQAMASLLNAAEPPDAVFVTNNLMTVGAVECLVDRGVDVPTRCGVVGFDDIPWAHLVRPSLSTVAQPTYDLGRAAASLLTERIANPAKASSTVTLRTTLRVRESSVRSLPRSNGQPADGAGGPARAR
- a CDS encoding DUF4127 family protein; protein product: MITTTAVTLTLAVAPPGSPAAAAAAPANLGRLAVVPLDDRPFTAHTPVAVAEAGGHEALTPPKDLLGEYFTYGQADAVGAWWRKVAADADGSVVAAPMLAYGGLVASRTCQTSLADARRRLSVLDEVKRSNPDKPLYAFDVIMRLTIEPTSSYPGVHSGPIRRWAVLMDQVENLGQEERRAEYEQVASEIPEEIKADFLCARARDHQINRDMVQRVADGTIDYLILGQDDATEHGPHRLEKAALAALAAKLGVEDRVRIYPGADILGALLVAKHVTERLGAAPTVDVEWSRTPGEKWVAPYQDVPYATLVDEYVRTLGARRSDGPDADILLMANTAGGGDLEPFADRIHDAVARGRLVAVGDDALAGKVDGELRTLLAPRVRFGELAGWSGWNIGLSISQSVVRAALLQASRTGRLPGFPGQTKGIPFQEARQAILLRAATAHVELTLQELAHTDVYRNQVLSQVQAYARDNGDDPQYMTKVFEGANQLAVQRTRALADQLFADEFAGTPVRAGNDGRHEVTAVVHRLESWQMTLAWSRYQELEAFPTLALSTAPADRGALLTVSALPLRTTVRPDSDVDTRIAAVLRNDVGTPVTAQLGAVVPEGWVAPAPTEVRLAPFAVVEVPLTVGVRGLAAEQSATVTVDAPHGTRPDQPRQFAASATTTVGAVWRNVALAAEGAEATASGWWRQYVPSHVIDGNRVSSGSRWITEPADSHWLRVEFAGAELVDTVRLHQYGGYELTSYRISGLVGGAWQVLGEVTGNTTRVTTHTFAPVRATAVRLDVLASRDRQARLYEVEVTCRDASCG
- a CDS encoding fucose isomerase, with product MSNYTMPVLVDPPAAAPRTVYTVASGDLRPAANVTGWPTQQRLEADLADAVTALGWQTLRAHPVDADAGHGFIDSQRAGIEIFQQIPVDAPLVVVEAVWQYSHHVLAGLRAHRGPILLVANWSGEFPGLVGLLNLAGSLTKAGVRYSALWSEDFTDEWARDGLKAWLETGEVVHDESHVRDLPPLPSDAEVELGVALARQLRRRPAVIGVFDEGCMGMYNAIIDDELLNPLGIYKERLSQSALVAEMSRVPDEEAHAVRAWLDAAGMTFHTGTDEATELTDAQLLSQFKMYVAALRIADDFGLDAVGIQYQQGLKDTVPASDLAEGLLNDVTRPPVTSRDGSRELYAGRALPHFNEVDEGVAVDSLVTNRIWTAMGMDPATTLHDIRWGESYGTDFVWVFEISGSVPASHNGGYDRSYSMRQPPMYFPLGGGTLSGVSRPGEIVWSRIFIMDGVLHADLGRGTVVELPAAETRRRLQATTPQWPIMHAVLHGVGRDQLMARHKANHVNVVYADDADDADRALRVKAAMLDAMGVRVHLCGDVAL